From a single Pseudomonas triticicola genomic region:
- the rng gene encoding ribonuclease G, which translates to MSEEILINITPMESRVAVVENGVLQEVHVERTQKRGIVGNIYKGKIVRVLPGMQAAFVDIGLDRAAFIHAAEISLREGPAVESISSLVHEGQSLVVQVTKDPIGSKGARLTTQLSIPSRYLVYMPRTAHVGISLKIEDEAERERLKQVVSDCVAKEGIKEAGGFILRTAAEGAGADEILMDIRYLRRLWDQINEQIKTIAAPSVIYEDLGLALRTLRDLVNPKIEKIRIDSRETFQKTTQFVAELMPEIADRLEHYPGERPIFDLYGVEDEIQRALERKVPLKSGGYLVIDPAEAMTTIDVNTGAFVGHRNLEETIFKTNLEAATAIARQMRLRNLGGIIIIDFIDMEDEEHQRQVLRTLEKQLERDHAKTNIIGITELGLVQMTRKRTRESLEQVLCEPCSSCQGRGKLKTAETICYEIFREILREARAYQAEGYRVLANQKVVDRLLDEESGNVAELEGFIGRTIRFQVETMYSQEQYDVVLL; encoded by the coding sequence ATGAGTGAAGAGATTCTGATCAACATCACGCCGATGGAATCGCGCGTGGCGGTGGTCGAAAACGGTGTGCTGCAAGAAGTCCACGTCGAGCGCACGCAGAAACGCGGGATCGTCGGCAACATCTATAAAGGCAAGATCGTTCGTGTACTGCCGGGCATGCAGGCGGCATTTGTCGACATCGGCCTCGATCGTGCAGCTTTCATTCACGCCGCCGAAATCTCCCTGCGCGAAGGCCCGGCGGTGGAAAGCATCAGTTCGCTGGTGCACGAAGGTCAGAGCCTGGTGGTGCAAGTCACCAAGGACCCGATCGGCTCCAAAGGCGCACGCCTGACCACACAACTGTCGATTCCTTCGCGCTATCTGGTGTACATGCCGCGCACCGCCCACGTTGGCATTTCCCTGAAGATCGAAGACGAAGCCGAGCGCGAGCGTCTCAAGCAGGTGGTCAGCGATTGCGTGGCCAAAGAAGGCATCAAGGAGGCCGGCGGCTTCATTCTGCGCACAGCCGCTGAAGGCGCGGGCGCTGATGAAATCCTCATGGACATCCGTTACCTGCGGCGCCTCTGGGACCAGATCAACGAGCAGATCAAGACCATCGCCGCGCCGAGCGTGATCTACGAAGACCTCGGCCTGGCCCTGCGCACCCTGCGTGACCTGGTCAATCCGAAGATCGAGAAGATCCGCATCGATTCCCGGGAAACCTTCCAGAAAACCACGCAGTTTGTCGCCGAACTGATGCCGGAAATCGCTGATCGTCTGGAACACTACCCGGGTGAACGACCGATCTTCGATCTGTACGGTGTCGAAGACGAAATCCAGCGCGCGCTGGAGCGCAAGGTGCCGCTGAAGTCTGGCGGCTATCTGGTGATCGATCCGGCGGAAGCCATGACCACCATCGACGTCAACACCGGGGCGTTCGTCGGTCATCGCAACCTCGAAGAAACCATTTTCAAGACCAATCTCGAAGCGGCCACGGCGATTGCTCGGCAGATGCGCCTGCGCAACCTCGGCGGGATCATCATCATCGACTTCATCGACATGGAAGATGAAGAGCATCAGCGTCAGGTCCTGCGCACTCTGGAGAAACAGCTGGAGCGCGATCACGCCAAGACCAACATCATCGGCATTACCGAGCTGGGCCTGGTGCAGATGACCCGCAAGCGCACCCGCGAAAGCCTCGAACAGGTGCTGTGCGAGCCGTGCAGCAGTTGCCAGGGACGCGGCAAACTGAAGACCGCCGAAACCATCTGTTACGAGATCTTCCGCGAGATTCTGCGCGAGGCGCGGGCCTACCAGGCCGAGGGTTATCGAGTGCTGGCCAACCAGAAAGTGGTCGATCGTCTGCTCGATGAAGAGTCCGGTAACGTCGCCGAGCTTGAAGGCTTTATCGGCCGCACCATACGCTTCCAGGTGGAAACCATGTATTCCCAGGAACAATATGACGTGGTGCTGCTCTGA